A part of Solibacillus sp. FSL H8-0538 genomic DNA contains:
- a CDS encoding thiamine pyrophosphate-dependent dehydrogenase E1 component subunit alpha: protein MTEAILKHEELGLKNEDVIKMYETMLLARRIDERMWLLNRAGKIPFVISCQGQEAAQVGAAFALDSTKDYIAPYYRDIGIVLHFGMTAKDLMLSAFAKAEDPNSGGRQMPGHFGQKKNRILTGSSPVTTQVPHAVGVALAGRLQQKDFITFVTLGEGSSNQGDFHEGANFAGVHKLPVIIMVENNQYAISVPVERQLGCAKVSDRGIGYGMPGVTVDGKNPLEVYKVVKEAAERARRGEGPSLIETVTFRLTAHSSDDDDRQYRTAEDIAEGRAKDPILLFENYLKEMGVVTDEELELINEKMAHIVNEATDYAEAAPYAEPDHALKFVYAEGGDE from the coding sequence ATGACAGAAGCAATTTTAAAACATGAAGAACTTGGCTTAAAAAATGAAGATGTAATAAAAATGTATGAAACGATGCTACTTGCCCGCCGGATTGACGAGCGCATGTGGCTTCTTAATCGTGCTGGGAAAATACCATTTGTTATTTCGTGTCAGGGACAGGAGGCGGCTCAAGTTGGTGCCGCATTTGCGCTCGATTCTACGAAGGACTATATTGCCCCTTATTACCGCGATATAGGAATTGTTCTACACTTTGGGATGACGGCTAAAGATTTAATGTTATCAGCCTTTGCGAAAGCCGAAGATCCCAACTCAGGTGGTCGTCAAATGCCTGGGCACTTTGGTCAAAAGAAAAACCGGATTTTAACTGGCTCTTCTCCGGTAACGACGCAGGTACCACATGCAGTTGGTGTGGCGTTAGCAGGGCGTTTACAGCAAAAGGACTTTATTACGTTTGTGACACTTGGAGAAGGCTCGTCGAATCAAGGTGATTTTCATGAGGGAGCCAACTTTGCAGGTGTGCATAAATTACCCGTTATTATTATGGTGGAAAATAACCAGTACGCCATTTCAGTACCGGTAGAGCGTCAGCTAGGTTGTGCGAAAGTATCTGACCGCGGGATTGGCTACGGCATGCCAGGCGTAACAGTGGACGGCAAAAATCCGCTAGAAGTATATAAAGTTGTTAAGGAAGCGGCAGAACGTGCAAGGCGCGGGGAAGGCCCTAGTTTAATCGAAACGGTTACTTTTCGTTTAACGGCTCATTCATCCGATGATGATGATCGTCAGTATCGTACAGCAGAAGATATTGCTGAAGGCCGTGCGAAAGATCCCATTTTACTATTTGAGAATTATTTAAAAGAAATGGGTGTTGTGACTGACGAAGAGCTTGAGCTGATTAATGAAAAAATGGCACATATTGTCAATGAAGCAACAGATTATGCAGAAGCGGCGCCGTATGCAGAGCCAGATCATGCACTCAAATTTGTGTATGCAGAAGGAGGCGATGAGTAA
- the lpdA gene encoding dihydrolipoyl dehydrogenase translates to MAQEYDVVILGGGTGGYVAAIRATQLGLKTAIVEKDKLGGTCLHKGCIPSKALLRSAEMYTQAKQATDFGVEVGEVNLNFTVVQQRKESIVEQLHKGVQGLIKKGKIDVYNGIGRILGPSIFSPMPGTISVEMADGSENEMLIPTNVLIATGSQPRTIEGIHVDGQIVMTSDHILELEHLPASILIIGGGVIGIEWASMLADFGVEVTVLEAGERILPTEDEDISSEMEKLLIKRGIKIEKKVQLKINTLQVTNDQVSVEAESDDNMKSFTAQKMLISVGRTGNSSGIGTENTEIIVENSYIQVNDFFQTKESHIYAIGDVIGGVQLAHVASHEGVLAVEHMAGLKTVPLAYDNIARCIYSYPEAASVGLTEKQASARGYTVKVGKFPFKGIGKALVNGNAEGFVKVIADEQSNDVLGVHMIGPHVTDMISEAALGILLNATPWELGATIHPHPSLSEVIGEAALAVDGRAIHF, encoded by the coding sequence ATGGCACAAGAGTATGATGTCGTCATTTTAGGTGGAGGGACGGGTGGTTATGTAGCCGCCATTCGTGCCACGCAGCTTGGGCTAAAAACAGCGATCGTCGAAAAGGACAAACTTGGTGGTACCTGTTTGCATAAAGGCTGTATTCCGAGTAAAGCGTTACTGCGGAGTGCAGAGATGTATACGCAGGCAAAACAGGCAACCGATTTCGGGGTGGAAGTTGGTGAGGTGAACTTGAATTTTACAGTTGTTCAGCAGCGTAAGGAGTCAATCGTTGAGCAGCTACATAAAGGCGTACAAGGTTTGATAAAAAAAGGCAAGATTGATGTATATAATGGTATTGGACGTATTTTAGGGCCTTCTATTTTTTCACCAATGCCGGGTACGATTTCAGTGGAGATGGCGGACGGCTCAGAAAATGAAATGCTGATTCCGACCAATGTACTAATTGCTACGGGTTCACAACCACGTACAATTGAAGGGATTCATGTTGATGGTCAAATAGTAATGACATCTGATCATATTTTGGAGCTTGAACACCTACCTGCATCCATTTTAATTATTGGTGGCGGTGTTATCGGTATAGAATGGGCGTCAATGCTCGCTGATTTTGGCGTAGAAGTGACGGTGCTAGAAGCAGGTGAACGGATTTTGCCGACAGAAGACGAGGATATTTCTAGTGAAATGGAAAAGTTACTAATAAAACGTGGAATTAAAATCGAGAAGAAAGTACAGTTGAAAATCAACACTTTACAAGTAACGAACGATCAAGTCTCAGTTGAAGCTGAATCTGATGACAACATGAAAAGCTTTACTGCACAAAAAATGCTCATTTCTGTAGGGCGTACTGGGAACTCAAGCGGCATCGGCACCGAAAATACTGAAATTATTGTTGAAAATAGCTATATCCAAGTAAATGACTTCTTTCAAACAAAAGAAAGCCATATATATGCAATTGGCGATGTCATTGGCGGGGTGCAGCTTGCACATGTCGCATCACATGAAGGCGTTTTAGCGGTGGAGCATATGGCAGGGCTTAAAACCGTACCGCTCGCATATGACAATATTGCACGCTGTATATATTCCTATCCAGAAGCAGCAAGCGTTGGTCTCACGGAGAAGCAAGCAAGTGCGCGGGGCTATACAGTGAAGGTTGGTAAGTTTCCGTTTAAAGGGATCGGGAAAGCATTAGTAAATGGAAATGCAGAAGGCTTTGTCAAAGTTATCGCTGACGAGCAGTCAAATGATGTGCTAGGAGTTCATATGATTGGGCCGCATGTTACAGACATGATTAGTGAGGCGGCACTCGGTATTTTACTTAATGCTACGCCATGGGAGCTAGGTGCGACGATTCATCCGCATCCATCACTGAGTGAAGTGATAGGAGAAGCCGCACTTGCTGTAGATGGCAGGGCAATTCATTTTTAA